The Hymenobacter sp. GOD-10R genome includes a window with the following:
- a CDS encoding glycoside hydrolase family 76 protein: MSQSIFSMRHTLLRAGSCALLSLLLLPACSDPVDDDITPPTPPPAAAVANWAARADSAQAALQQGFWSPTAQYYQKNNAGDASFNYWWQAHGLDVLTDAYQRTKSADYLGRMRQLQQGAKAKNGNTYLNEFYDDMEWQALACLRAFELTQDPDYKNTANLLWADIKLGWNDQQGGGIAWKKSQRSYKNTPANAPAAILAARLYSLDRNPDDLAWAQKIYAWEKSKLVDPTSGAVWDGINRQGDNQIDKDWRFTYNQGTFIGAGLALYRATQQSTYLDDATRTASYVLNDSQLSPGGILKEEGNGDGGLFKGILVRYLNLLSNEAAVSAANKASYVSFLKFNGESLYKRGTRKPQFIFNTNWTSLPGSSVDASTEMSGVMMLEIMADLQARKVL; encoded by the coding sequence ATGAGTCAGTCAATCTTTTCGATGCGCCATACCCTGCTGCGGGCTGGTAGCTGCGCTCTGCTGAGCCTGCTACTGCTGCCCGCCTGCAGCGACCCTGTGGATGACGATATCACGCCACCCACGCCCCCACCCGCTGCGGCGGTGGCCAACTGGGCCGCCCGCGCCGACTCGGCGCAGGCGGCCCTACAGCAGGGCTTTTGGTCGCCTACGGCTCAGTATTACCAGAAAAACAACGCTGGCGATGCCTCTTTCAACTACTGGTGGCAGGCCCACGGCCTCGATGTACTCACCGACGCCTATCAGCGCACCAAGAGCGCCGACTACCTAGGCCGTATGCGGCAGCTGCAACAGGGCGCCAAAGCCAAGAACGGCAACACGTACCTGAACGAGTTTTACGACGACATGGAGTGGCAGGCGCTGGCCTGTTTGCGGGCTTTCGAGCTGACACAGGACCCTGACTACAAGAACACCGCTAATCTGCTGTGGGCTGATATCAAGTTAGGGTGGAATGACCAGCAGGGCGGTGGTATCGCGTGGAAAAAGTCGCAGCGCAGCTACAAGAACACGCCGGCCAATGCCCCCGCCGCCATCTTGGCCGCCCGCCTCTACAGCCTCGACCGCAACCCCGACGACCTAGCATGGGCGCAGAAGATCTACGCTTGGGAAAAGTCGAAGCTGGTAGACCCTACCTCAGGGGCCGTGTGGGACGGCATCAACCGGCAGGGCGACAACCAGATTGACAAGGACTGGCGCTTCACTTACAACCAAGGCACCTTCATCGGGGCCGGCCTAGCCTTGTACCGCGCCACGCAGCAGTCTACCTACCTCGATGACGCCACGCGCACGGCTAGCTATGTGCTCAACGACAGCCAACTTTCACCCGGCGGCATTCTTAAGGAGGAAGGTAACGGCGATGGTGGTTTGTTCAAGGGCATTTTGGTGCGCTACCTGAACCTGCTGTCGAATGAGGCAGCCGTTAGTGCGGCCAACAAGGCTAGCTACGTGTCCTTCCTGAAGTTCAACGGTGAGAGCCTATATAAGCGCGGCACTCGCAAACCGCAGTTCATTTTCAATACCAACTGGACCAGCCTTCCCGGCAGTTCCGTTGATGCTTCTACCGAAATGAGCGGCGTGATGATGCTGGAAATTATGGCGGACTTGCAGGCGCGCAAGGTGCTGTAG